Proteins from one Coffea arabica cultivar ET-39 chromosome 8c, Coffea Arabica ET-39 HiFi, whole genome shotgun sequence genomic window:
- the LOC113706930 gene encoding UMP-CMP kinase 3 isoform X1 — translation MELTSMGNCCALLKSIMGFATEEEHDGRLPKQKKVKVVFVLGGPGSGKGTVCAKIVEQFGYSHLSSGELLRKEIKAGSEHGTMIQNMMNEGKLVPSDITVRLIQKAMQETDNDKFLLDGFPRDEENVRTFEKLTKIEPDFILFLDCPEEEMTKRLLSRNQGREDDNIETIKKRFRVFQESTLPLVNYYASKGKVRKVDAARPVEAVFESVKTIFSSANEQGA, via the exons ATG GAGCTTACCTCAATGGGAAATTGTTGTGCTCTCCTAAAATCTATTATGGGTTTTGCAACCGAG GAGGAGCATGATGGAAGGTTGCCAAAACAGAAGAAGGTCAAAGTTGTTTTTGTCTTGG GTGGTCCAGGAAGTGGAAAAGGGACTGTGTGTGCCAAAATTGTTGAACAATTTGGTTATAGCCACCTTAGTTCGGGTGAGCTTCTCAGGAAAGAAATCAAAGCTGGCTCAGAGCATGG CACCATGATCCAGAACATGATGAATGAGGGAAAACTTGTTCCATCTGATATAACGGTTAGGCTTATTCAAAAAGCTATGCAAGAAACTGACAATGACAAATTTCTTCTAGATGGCTTCCCCAGAGATGAAGAGAATGTTAGAACGTTTGAGAAACTT ACAAAGATTGAACCAGATTTCATACTGTTTCTTGATTGTCCAGAAGAGGAGATGACAAAGCGCCTTCTATCCAGAAACCAG GGAAGAGAAGATGATAACATTGAAACAATAAAGAAACGCTTTCGAGTTTTTCAAGAGTCCACTCTGCCTCTGGTTAATTATTATGCTTCAAAGGGGAAGGTACGGAAG GTGGATGCTGCAAGGCCTGTTGAAGCTGTTTTTGAATCAGTCAAAACCATTTTCTCCTCAGCAAATGAACAG GGTGCCTGA
- the LOC113706930 gene encoding UMP-CMP kinase 3 isoform X3, which yields MEEHDGRLPKQKKVKVVFVLGGPGSGKGTVCAKIVEQFGYSHLSSGELLRKEIKAGSEHGTMIQNMMNEGKLVPSDITVRLIQKAMQETDNDKFLLDGFPRDEENVRTFEKLTKIEPDFILFLDCPEEEMTKRLLSRNQGREDDNIETIKKRFRVFQESTLPLVNYYASKGKVRKVDAARPVEAVFESVKTIFSSANEQGA from the exons ATG GAGGAGCATGATGGAAGGTTGCCAAAACAGAAGAAGGTCAAAGTTGTTTTTGTCTTGG GTGGTCCAGGAAGTGGAAAAGGGACTGTGTGTGCCAAAATTGTTGAACAATTTGGTTATAGCCACCTTAGTTCGGGTGAGCTTCTCAGGAAAGAAATCAAAGCTGGCTCAGAGCATGG CACCATGATCCAGAACATGATGAATGAGGGAAAACTTGTTCCATCTGATATAACGGTTAGGCTTATTCAAAAAGCTATGCAAGAAACTGACAATGACAAATTTCTTCTAGATGGCTTCCCCAGAGATGAAGAGAATGTTAGAACGTTTGAGAAACTT ACAAAGATTGAACCAGATTTCATACTGTTTCTTGATTGTCCAGAAGAGGAGATGACAAAGCGCCTTCTATCCAGAAACCAG GGAAGAGAAGATGATAACATTGAAACAATAAAGAAACGCTTTCGAGTTTTTCAAGAGTCCACTCTGCCTCTGGTTAATTATTATGCTTCAAAGGGGAAGGTACGGAAG GTGGATGCTGCAAGGCCTGTTGAAGCTGTTTTTGAATCAGTCAAAACCATTTTCTCCTCAGCAAATGAACAG GGTGCCTGA
- the LOC113706930 gene encoding UMP-CMP kinase 3 isoform X2, protein MGNCCALLKSIMGFATEEEHDGRLPKQKKVKVVFVLGGPGSGKGTVCAKIVEQFGYSHLSSGELLRKEIKAGSEHGTMIQNMMNEGKLVPSDITVRLIQKAMQETDNDKFLLDGFPRDEENVRTFEKLTKIEPDFILFLDCPEEEMTKRLLSRNQGREDDNIETIKKRFRVFQESTLPLVNYYASKGKVRKVDAARPVEAVFESVKTIFSSANEQGA, encoded by the exons ATGGGAAATTGTTGTGCTCTCCTAAAATCTATTATGGGTTTTGCAACCGAG GAGGAGCATGATGGAAGGTTGCCAAAACAGAAGAAGGTCAAAGTTGTTTTTGTCTTGG GTGGTCCAGGAAGTGGAAAAGGGACTGTGTGTGCCAAAATTGTTGAACAATTTGGTTATAGCCACCTTAGTTCGGGTGAGCTTCTCAGGAAAGAAATCAAAGCTGGCTCAGAGCATGG CACCATGATCCAGAACATGATGAATGAGGGAAAACTTGTTCCATCTGATATAACGGTTAGGCTTATTCAAAAAGCTATGCAAGAAACTGACAATGACAAATTTCTTCTAGATGGCTTCCCCAGAGATGAAGAGAATGTTAGAACGTTTGAGAAACTT ACAAAGATTGAACCAGATTTCATACTGTTTCTTGATTGTCCAGAAGAGGAGATGACAAAGCGCCTTCTATCCAGAAACCAG GGAAGAGAAGATGATAACATTGAAACAATAAAGAAACGCTTTCGAGTTTTTCAAGAGTCCACTCTGCCTCTGGTTAATTATTATGCTTCAAAGGGGAAGGTACGGAAG GTGGATGCTGCAAGGCCTGTTGAAGCTGTTTTTGAATCAGTCAAAACCATTTTCTCCTCAGCAAATGAACAG GGTGCCTGA
- the LOC113706930 gene encoding UMP-CMP kinase 3 isoform X4 — protein sequence MIQNMMNEGKLVPSDITVRLIQKAMQETDNDKFLLDGFPRDEENVRTFEKLTKIEPDFILFLDCPEEEMTKRLLSRNQGREDDNIETIKKRFRVFQESTLPLVNYYASKGKVRKVDAARPVEAVFESVKTIFSSANEQGA from the exons ATGATCCAGAACATGATGAATGAGGGAAAACTTGTTCCATCTGATATAACGGTTAGGCTTATTCAAAAAGCTATGCAAGAAACTGACAATGACAAATTTCTTCTAGATGGCTTCCCCAGAGATGAAGAGAATGTTAGAACGTTTGAGAAACTT ACAAAGATTGAACCAGATTTCATACTGTTTCTTGATTGTCCAGAAGAGGAGATGACAAAGCGCCTTCTATCCAGAAACCAG GGAAGAGAAGATGATAACATTGAAACAATAAAGAAACGCTTTCGAGTTTTTCAAGAGTCCACTCTGCCTCTGGTTAATTATTATGCTTCAAAGGGGAAGGTACGGAAG GTGGATGCTGCAAGGCCTGTTGAAGCTGTTTTTGAATCAGTCAAAACCATTTTCTCCTCAGCAAATGAACAG GGTGCCTGA
- the LOC113706929 gene encoding transcription factor MAMYB-like, whose amino-acid sequence MEFLDEDARPRFVLQSKPTPEPAQSSQDPPSLRKPTLFISLTVSALFLALSFLYFTLDPFQSLFIWFSLSLLVGPFAPLSLTAGDIRVGLGPPLPEPTKETEISDEVSKRSGKRSVKSTRRQDGSGNGSGSTRPDYGWEAVEQNGFSVNRNGLVAKFEKSEGKVVNEEVQWDAGDDELLKKLMGKHPVGKPGRWEAVTEGFKGRHSVDSVIKRSKELGEKKVSDEDSYKKFLKDRKPVDRRIEGGNESHVGGLQSVEAKGDSSGWSAGEDLALLNALKAFPKDVPMRWEKIAAAVPGKTKPACMKRVAELKKDFRSSKAGSSEA is encoded by the coding sequence ATGGAGTTCTTAGACGAAGATGCCCGACCCAGATTCGTCCTCCAATCGAAGCCTACACCCGAACCCGCCCAATCGTCCCAAGATCCCCCATCTCTCCGTAAACCCACTCTCTTCATTTCTCTCACTGTCTCTGCTCTTTTCCTCGCTCTGTCATTCCTCTACTTCACCTTAGATCCCTTCCAATCCCTCTTCATATGGTTCTCTCTTTCCCTCCTCGTCGGCCCATTTGCTCCCCTCTCCCTCACCGCCGGCGACATCCGGGTCGGCCTTGGCCCACCCCTACCCGAACCCACAAAGGAAACCGAAATATCTGATGAGGTTAGCAAAAGAAGTGGTAAAAGGTCAGTAAAATCTACAAGGAGACAAGACGGGTCAGGAAATGGATCCGGGTCAACCAGGCCGGATTACGGCTGGGAAGCGGTGGAACAAAATGGGTTTTCGGTGAATCGAAATGGGTTGGTTGCAAAATTTGAGAAGAGCGAGGGGAAGGTTGTGAATGAGGAGGTGCAGTGGGATGCGGGGGATGATGAGTTGTTGAAGAAGTTGATGGGGAAGCATCCGGTAGGGAAGCCGGGACGTTGGGAGGCGGTAACTGAGGGTTTTAAGGGCAGGCATAGCGTAGACAGTGTGATAAAGAGATCAAAGGaattgggggaaaaaaaagtgAGTGACGAGGATAGTTATAAGAAGTTTTTGAAGGATAGGAAGCCGGTGGATAGGCGAATCGAGGGGGGAAATGAGAGTCATGTTGGAGGATTGCAGAGCGTTGAAGCGAAGGGAGACAGTAGTGGATGGAGTGCTGGGGAGGATTTAGCATTGCTTAATGCTCTAAAAGCCTTTCCTAAGGATGTACCAATGAGGTGGGAGAAGATTGCAGCTGCAGTGCCGGGGAAAACGAAGCCAGCTTGTATGAAAAGAGTGGCAGAATTGAAGAAGGATTTCAGGAGTTCTAAGGCTGGTTCTAGTGAGGCTTAA